In Amphiura filiformis chromosome 1, Afil_fr2py, whole genome shotgun sequence, the following are encoded in one genomic region:
- the LOC140153733 gene encoding uncharacterized protein, producing the protein MLKYLKPKSTINKETTGDSKLKHDKLTHVKHGKTDTCSSNSAEASGSVNAAPSGRNREDTKQANDVLEPEEDAFINQYHKYIDAFSSTSSSSTAIKEVTLKNKDDVDRKVSRRGGEPQAKRVKVELLDLSGKPPMKGAVKTSGQQALTRYFPSTSASSSSFPPNITGSKPRRDTSKLPKEASTLPSLQTTQASHEAAKSESNNPLNMTPELKAMLMWQKVRAENLDCDYIKVFSKREADELFQACEDTLTYYTGELAQVKLGYGKRYDIPRKQVAHGDKGVTYTYSGVMLPAKPWTPVLNRIKDKIQQVTQHTFNFVLINRYENGNHYMGEHRDDEKDLRHAAPIASVSFGCTRDFVFRHADSRGREAKRSIPPIKLQLEHGSLLVMKYPTNVYWYHALPVRRKANLPRINLTFRDIVTKESK; encoded by the exons atgttgaaatatttgaagcCAAAATCTAcaataaacaaagaaacaactGGTGACAGTAAGCTTAAGCATGATAAGCTTACCCACGTTAAACATGGCAAAACAGATACATGTAGTAGTAATTCAGCAGAAGCTTCAGGCTCAGTGAATGCAGCTCCATCGGGTAGAAATCGTGAAGACACAAAGCAAGCAAACGATGTGCTTGAGCCTGAGGAGGATGCATTTATAAATCAATACCACAAATATATTGATGCATTTAgctcaacatcatcatcatccacagCTATAAAAGAAGTCACACTCAAAAACAAAGATGATGTGGACAGAAAAGTGTCACGGAGAGGAGGCGAGCCGCAAGCAAAAAGAGTTAAAGTAGAGTTACTGGATCTATCAGGGAAACCTCCAATGAAAG GTGCTGTGAAAACTTCAGGCCAGCAAGCACTAACAAGGTACTTCCCATCAACCTCTGCCTCCTCCTCATCTTTCCCACCAAACATCACAGGCAGCAAACCAAGAAGAGATACATCTAAGCTACCAAAAGAGGCATCCACTCTGCCTTCTCTCCAAACAACTCAAGCATCGCATGAAGCTGCCAAATCTGAATCTAATAATCCATTGAATATGACCCCTGAACTGAAAGCTATGTTAATGTGGCAGAAAGTTAGAGCTGAAAACCTTGACTGTGATTATATCAAAGTATTCAGTAAGAGAGAAGCTGATGAGTTGTTCCAGGCATGTGAGGACACGCTGACATATTACACTGGTGAACTAGCACAGGTTAAGCTGGGATATGGGAAGCGTTATGACATACCACGCAAACAG GTAGCTCACGGGGATAAGGGTGTCACTTACACATACTCTGGTGTGATGCTACCAGCTAAACCATGGACTCCTGTGCTTAATCGTATCAAGGACAAAATTCAACAAGTCACACAACACACTTTCAACTTTGTACTCATAAACAG ATATGAAAATGGGAATCACTATATGGGAGAGCATCGAGATGATGAAAAGGACCTCCGTCATGCCGCCCCTATTGCCTCCGTCTCATTTGGCTGCACAAGAGACTTTGTCTTCAGACATGCCGATTCACGGGGTAGGGAAGCCAAGCGTTCGATTCCACCAATTAAATTGCAGCTAGAACATGGGAGTTTACTGGTGATGAAATACCCAACCAATGTTTACTGGTATCATGCATTACCAGTCAGGAGGAAGGCTAACCTACCACGGATTAATCTGACATTCAGAGATATCGTAACTAAAGAATCAAAGTGA